One genomic window of Gammaproteobacteria bacterium includes the following:
- a CDS encoding bifunctional (p)ppGpp synthetase/guanosine-3',5'-bis(diphosphate) 3'-pyrophosphohydrolase: MKHALTPQDKIFSELSQTTTHLCLHVADEHRVLLVKAIEAAWLLEQNQRVLVSSLRVAFRLKNLGADEETLMAALFSAPLMEQEQSLDFIAQEYGETVAALVKSTRWLHSLEYKEAHAEAADQAERVRRMVLAIVNDVRAVLIKLAYRAQRLHHLNQEDEAMRHRVAKETLDIYAPLANRLGIGELKWELEDLAFRYLEPLAYKQIAKALEERREDREYFIHSFMILLQEELDKEGLERVEISGRPKHIYSIWRKMQKKRMEFQELFDVRAVRVMVSRVSECYAVLGVVHSLWRHIPQEFDDYIANQKPNGYRSLHTAVLGPEGKSVEVQIRTREMHEHAEHGVAAHWRYKDGTPNDSKLDDGIAVLRQLLEPGQEDDVLLESFDGEMFGDRVFVLTPKGEVLDLLAGATPLDFAFQVHTQIGYRCRGAKVNGRIVPLAYVLKNGDQVEILTNNVPKPSRDWLNKSLSYLHTSRARTKVRAWFNIQDHEQHLDEGRHILARELKRLNLKNVDLEALVHRLGYKKQSELLEALGRNQINAGHLVEGIESLLAPLETEEPCRPVVSAERSVASEVRVLGVGNLLTRIANCCKPVPYDEIIGFITQGKGVTVHRFDCNNVQNLSDAEQLRLVEVSWGEGKGHYSVDVRVIAYDRTGLLKDITSILSNEQINVTALNTHSDFKKQTARFHFTLEVVDMRQLGSVLLKIEQLPNILEVGREG, encoded by the coding sequence ATGAAACATGCATTAACGCCTCAGGATAAAATTTTTTCTGAATTGTCTCAAACGACGACACACCTCTGTTTGCACGTTGCAGATGAGCATCGTGTTTTGCTGGTGAAAGCGATTGAGGCGGCGTGGTTGTTGGAGCAGAATCAGAGGGTGTTGGTCAGCAGTTTGAGGGTGGCTTTTCGGCTAAAGAATTTGGGTGCCGATGAGGAGACTTTGATGGCGGCTTTGTTCAGTGCGCCGTTGATGGAGCAAGAACAGTCACTGGACTTCATCGCGCAAGAGTACGGCGAGACGGTGGCGGCGTTGGTGAAAAGCACCCGCTGGCTGCACTCTTTGGAATACAAAGAGGCGCATGCGGAGGCAGCCGATCAGGCCGAACGTGTGCGGCGTATGGTGTTGGCGATTGTCAATGATGTGCGCGCGGTACTGATTAAGTTGGCTTATCGTGCGCAGCGTTTGCACCACCTCAATCAAGAAGATGAGGCAATGCGACATCGGGTGGCAAAAGAGACCTTGGACATCTATGCACCGTTAGCCAACCGTTTGGGTATCGGTGAGTTGAAGTGGGAGCTGGAAGATCTGGCGTTTCGTTATTTGGAGCCGTTGGCGTATAAGCAGATTGCCAAAGCGCTGGAAGAGCGCCGTGAGGATCGAGAGTATTTTATCCACAGTTTTATGATCTTGCTGCAAGAGGAGTTGGATAAGGAGGGGCTGGAAAGGGTTGAGATCAGCGGTCGCCCCAAACACATCTACAGCATTTGGCGAAAAATGCAGAAAAAACGGATGGAGTTTCAAGAGCTGTTTGATGTCCGTGCGGTACGCGTGATGGTCAGTCGGGTCTCGGAGTGTTACGCGGTTCTGGGTGTGGTGCACAGCTTGTGGAGGCACATTCCACAGGAATTTGATGATTACATTGCCAATCAAAAACCGAACGGCTATCGCTCACTGCATACCGCTGTCTTAGGGCCGGAAGGGAAGTCGGTGGAGGTGCAGATTCGCACCAGAGAGATGCACGAACACGCCGAACACGGTGTGGCGGCTCATTGGCGTTATAAAGATGGGACACCGAACGATTCAAAGCTGGACGATGGGATCGCGGTGTTGCGTCAGTTGCTGGAGCCTGGCCAAGAGGATGATGTTTTGCTGGAGAGCTTCGACGGCGAGATGTTTGGTGATCGGGTGTTTGTTTTGACTCCCAAAGGTGAGGTTTTGGATTTGTTGGCAGGCGCTACGCCCCTTGATTTTGCTTTTCAGGTTCATACCCAGATTGGCTATCGTTGTCGAGGGGCTAAGGTAAACGGTCGTATTGTGCCGTTGGCTTATGTGCTTAAAAACGGCGATCAGGTGGAAATTTTGACCAACAATGTGCCGAAACCGAGCCGCGATTGGTTGAATAAAAGTTTGTCTTATTTGCACACCAGCCGTGCCCGTACCAAGGTTCGTGCTTGGTTTAATATTCAAGATCACGAACAGCATCTGGATGAGGGCAGGCATATTTTAGCCCGTGAGCTGAAACGTCTGAACCTGAAAAATGTGGATCTGGAAGCGCTGGTACATCGACTGGGTTATAAGAAACAGAGCGAGTTATTGGAGGCTTTGGGGCGAAATCAGATCAATGCAGGGCATCTGGTGGAAGGCATTGAGTCTCTGTTGGCTCCGCTGGAAACAGAAGAGCCCTGTCGGCCTGTGGTCTCCGCAGAGCGTTCGGTGGCCAGTGAGGTACGGGTGCTGGGGGTGGGTAACTTGTTAACGCGGATTGCCAATTGCTGTAAACCGGTGCCTTACGATGAGATCATTGGTTTTATCACTCAAGGTAAGGGGGTGACGGTACACCGCTTTGATTGCAACAACGTGCAAAACCTCTCTGATGCGGAGCAGCTCCGTTTGGTGGAGGTGTCTTGGGGTGAGGGCAAAGGTCATTATTCGGTGGACGTGAGGGTGATTGCGTATGATCGTACGGGTCTGTTGAAAGACATTACCTCCATCCTGAGCAATGAACAGATTAATGTGACGGCGTTGAACACCCATTCGGACTTTAAAAAACAGACCGCCCGTTTTCATTTTACTTTAGAGGTTGTGGATATGCGTCAGTTGGGCAGCGTGTTACTCAAAATAGAGCAGCTGCCGAATATTTTGGAGGTGGGGCGGGAGGGTTAA